In Festucalex cinctus isolate MCC-2025b chromosome 5, RoL_Fcin_1.0, whole genome shotgun sequence, a single genomic region encodes these proteins:
- the LOC144018504 gene encoding uncharacterized protein LOC144018504 isoform X1, with protein sequence MCDGVHQQLDLQTPKLEVQVASRLPVVKTIPKIVVKGETLVLRRLNPFEWTVVGPGRKRRQAGLEQSSDGVPKKRKIQHNVVLKECFIPLTPVWFSSEMLGAMDKIKPSDLSSPVKAAPRDKKISKVRYGQRVVFKRTKSQATSRPLVDASLSCSSGVEKVVQEEARQRMVVDASICSSSVVEEVVQQEATQRPLVDASLSCSSGVEKVVQEEARQRMVVDASLCSSCVVEAVVQQEATQRQLVDASLSCSSGVKEAVQEEATQRMVVDASHCSSSVMEEVVQQEATQRPLVDASLSCSSGVKEAVQEVTQRPLVDASLSCSSGVKEAVQELPRERTSHMQHAAKISPKSIQSGDERM encoded by the exons ATGTGTGATGGTGTTCATCAG caACTTGACCTCCAAACACCTAAGTTGGAGGTACAAGTAGCGTCGAGGCTACCAGTGGTTAAAACTATTCCAAAAATTGTGGTGAAGGGTGAGACTTTGGTTCTTCGTCGATTGAACCCGTTTGAGTGGACTGTTGTTGGACCAGGCAGGAAG AGGAGGCAAGCAGGACTTGAACAATCCTCTGACGGGGTTCCCAAAAAGAGGAAAATTCAGCATAAC GTTGTGCTAAAGGAATGTTTCATTCCTCTAACCCCAGTTTGGTTCAGCAGTGAAATGTTGGGTGCGATGGATAAGATAAAACCATCAGATCTGTCCAGCCCTGTGAAGGCTGCTCCAAGAGACAAAAAG ATATCAAAAGTGAGATATGGACAAAGAGTTGTTTTCAAAAGGACAAAGTCACAG GCAACATCAAGGCCGTTGGTGGATGCAAGTTTGTCTTGTTCCAGTGGTGTGGAAAAGGTtgtgcaggaggag GCAAGACAAAGGATGGTGGTGGATGCCAGTATTTGTTCTTCCAGTGTTGTGGAAGAGGTTGTGCAGCAAGAG GCAACACAGAGGCCATTGGTGGATGCAAGTTTGTCTTGTTCCAGTGGTGTGGAAAAGGTTGTGCAGGAGGAG GCAAGACAAAGGATGGTGGTGGATGCCAGTCTTTGTTCTTCCTGTGTTGTGGAAGCGGTTGTGCAGCAAGAG GCAACACAGAGGCAACTGGTGGATGCAAGTTTGTCTTGTTCCAGTGGCGTGAAAGAGGctgtgcaggaggag gcaACACAAAGGATGGTGGTGGATGCAAGTCATTGTTCTTCCAGTGTTATGGAAGAGGTTGTGCAGCAAGAG GCAACTCAGAGGCCACTGGTGGATGCAAGTTTGTCTTGTTCCAGTGGTGTGAAAGAGGCTGTGCAGGAG gtaaCACAACGACCGTTGGTGGATGCAAGTTTGTCTTGTTCCAGTGGTGTGAAAGAGGCTGTGCAGGAG TTGCCGAGGGAGAGGACTTCTCACATGCAGCATGCAGCCAAGATCAGTCCCAAGAGTATACAAA
- the LOC144018504 gene encoding uncharacterized protein LOC144018504 isoform X2, which yields MCDGVHQQLDLQTPKLEVQVASRLPVVKTIPKIVVKGETLVLRRLNPFEWTVVGPGRKRRQAGLEQSSDGVPKKRKIQHNVVLKECFIPLTPVWFSSEMLGAMDKIKPSDLSSPVKAAPRDKKISKVRYGQRVVFKRTKSQATSRPLVDASLSCSSGVEKVVQEEARQRMVVDASICSSSVVEEVVQQEATQRPLVDASLSCSSGVEKVVQEEARQRMVVDASLCSSCVVEAVVQQEATQRQLVDASLSCSSGVKEAVQEEATQRMVVDASHCSSSVMEEVVQQEATQRPLVDASLSCSSGVKEAVQEVTQRPLVDASLSCSSGVKEAVQELPRERTSHMQHAAKISPKSIQSGARW from the exons ATGTGTGATGGTGTTCATCAG caACTTGACCTCCAAACACCTAAGTTGGAGGTACAAGTAGCGTCGAGGCTACCAGTGGTTAAAACTATTCCAAAAATTGTGGTGAAGGGTGAGACTTTGGTTCTTCGTCGATTGAACCCGTTTGAGTGGACTGTTGTTGGACCAGGCAGGAAG AGGAGGCAAGCAGGACTTGAACAATCCTCTGACGGGGTTCCCAAAAAGAGGAAAATTCAGCATAAC GTTGTGCTAAAGGAATGTTTCATTCCTCTAACCCCAGTTTGGTTCAGCAGTGAAATGTTGGGTGCGATGGATAAGATAAAACCATCAGATCTGTCCAGCCCTGTGAAGGCTGCTCCAAGAGACAAAAAG ATATCAAAAGTGAGATATGGACAAAGAGTTGTTTTCAAAAGGACAAAGTCACAG GCAACATCAAGGCCGTTGGTGGATGCAAGTTTGTCTTGTTCCAGTGGTGTGGAAAAGGTtgtgcaggaggag GCAAGACAAAGGATGGTGGTGGATGCCAGTATTTGTTCTTCCAGTGTTGTGGAAGAGGTTGTGCAGCAAGAG GCAACACAGAGGCCATTGGTGGATGCAAGTTTGTCTTGTTCCAGTGGTGTGGAAAAGGTTGTGCAGGAGGAG GCAAGACAAAGGATGGTGGTGGATGCCAGTCTTTGTTCTTCCTGTGTTGTGGAAGCGGTTGTGCAGCAAGAG GCAACACAGAGGCAACTGGTGGATGCAAGTTTGTCTTGTTCCAGTGGCGTGAAAGAGGctgtgcaggaggag gcaACACAAAGGATGGTGGTGGATGCAAGTCATTGTTCTTCCAGTGTTATGGAAGAGGTTGTGCAGCAAGAG GCAACTCAGAGGCCACTGGTGGATGCAAGTTTGTCTTGTTCCAGTGGTGTGAAAGAGGCTGTGCAGGAG gtaaCACAACGACCGTTGGTGGATGCAAGTTTGTCTTGTTCCAGTGGTGTGAAAGAGGCTGTGCAGGAG TTGCCGAGGGAGAGGACTTCTCACATGCAGCATGCAGCCAAGATCAGTCCCAAGAGTATACAAA
- the LOC144018506 gene encoding uncharacterized protein LOC144018506, giving the protein MNKSPSKFSFDKDPLIISIHKDCQLFSYACIDHAFSRNDLYQRSLDLHSQMNQLVHVTRVNRALEKQIDFKTKLVKELQTALDIKDACDAFVRDDVSNAATQTEEATEDMHEDDDHNITGQVNPPEVLARRSKCPRTNSSMEVTLS; this is encoded by the exons atgaacaaatcaccaagcaaattctcttttgataaagaccctctaatcatctccatacacaaggattgccaacttttttcc tatgcatgcattgatcatgctttcagtcgcaacgacttataccagcgcagccttgatcttcattcccaaatgaaccaactagtccatgtgactcgagtcaatcgagcacttgaaaaacagatcgacttcaaaaccaagcttgtgaaagaactccagactgcattggatataaaggatgcatgtgatgcatttgtccgtgatg atgtatcaaatgctgccacacagacagaagaagccactgaggacatgcacgaagacgatgatcacaatataacaggacaggttaacccccctgaagttttagcccgcaggtcaaagtgtcctaggactaattcatccatggaggttacattatcctaa